From the genome of Nicotiana sylvestris chromosome 1, ASM39365v2, whole genome shotgun sequence:
AGTCTTATCAACTTCTATACCTTTAGCAGTGATTTTATGTCCTAAAACAATTCCCTCAATaaccataaaatgatattttcccCAATTAAGAATCAAGTTTGTCTCTTCACATCCCTTAAGAACTAAAGTCAAGTGATAAAGACAATCCTCAAATGTTTTTCCAAAGAgtgtaaaatcatccataaaaatCTCGAGAAATTTCTCGGTCATGTCAGATAAAATTGCTGACATGCAACACTGAAATGTAGCAGGGacattgcacaaaccaaatggcattctccTATAAGCATATGTTCCATGAGGACGTGTGAAGGTTGTCTTATCTTGATCTTCTGGTGCAATTGGTATCTGGTTACACCCTTAATAGCCATCAAGAAAACAATAAACCCCATATCCTGCAATTCTTTccaacatttgatcaataaatggcaaaggaaaatgatcttttctagtaaCATCATTGAGACGTCTGTAATCAATATATACTCTCCATCCTGTGACAGTCCTGTTAGGTATgaattcattatttttatttttaataactatcatATCTCCTTTCTTTGGCACTACCTGAACAAGACTTACTCAAGGACTATCTAAAATAGGATTAATGATACCTGCTGCCAAAAGTTTTACAATCTCCTTTTTTACCACTTCCTGCATTGCTGGATTCAATCTCCTTTGGAGTTGGACTATTGTCTTGTAACTATCCTCCATAAGGATTCTGTGAGTACAAACAACTAGACTAATCCTTTTGATATCTGATATAGTCCACCCTAAGGCTCCTTTGTGTGTTTTCAAGATTTCAATTAATCGTTCTTCTTGTTCTGAGTCAAAGAAGATGAAATAATCACTGGACATTGTTCTTTTTCAAGATAAGCATATTTTAAATGAGATGGGAGAATTTTGAGTTCAATTTTTGGTTGAACTTCTTCTGGTTGCATCTCCTGATCCTCAGAATCTTTTTCCAATATTTCAGCTTCTTTTCTGATGATGGAATCATCATCTTGTATGATGCCTGATTTGGCCAAACATCTTTCCATTGGGTCTGGAGTTAATTGATCATCTCTATATTCATCTATAAGATAACTAATCATGTCAATTGAAAAACATGAAGATGATGATTCATCTCCTGAAAATCTTAGCATCTTTTGCATGTCAAAAATGACCTTTCTTCATCAACTCTTATAATTAGCTGTCCTTGGTGGACATCTATAATTGCTCTACCTGTAGCAAGAAATAGTCTACCCAAAATAATTGGTTCATCAGGACATTCTTTCATTTCAAGTACTATAAAATCTATAGGGAAAACAAACTTATCTACTCTTATAAACACATTTTCAATTATTCCCTTAGGTTTCTTAGTACTTTGATCTGCAAATTGAAGAGAAACACTTATGTCCTTCATTTCACCAAGATCCAATTTTCTAAAGATAGAAAGTGGCATCAAATTTATTGAAGCTCCAGAATCGCAGAGTGCTTTTTCAAAATACACTCCTCCCaaagtgcatggaattgtaaaacTGCCAATATCACCAAATTTTTGTAgtagcttattttgaagtatagcaCTGCATTTTTCAGTAAGCATTACTACAGAAATTTCTTCCAATTTCTTTTTACTTGacaaaatttcttttaaattttttgcATATGAAGGCATTTGCATCAAAGCATCAGTGAAAGGAATATTAATATGAATTTGTTTCAAAATTTCTAAAAACTTTGCAAATTCGCCATCaagcttttctcttttcattttttgtggaAAATGAATTGTCACAGGGGGAGGAATcattttttcaatatttttctcttcttttttcttgactTCTTTATCTTCTAATGGTTTAGAGGGTGTTTCAACATTCTTACCCTTGTTTACCTGTTGTTCTGACTGGTTCTTTTCTTCTCTGACTTTATTGGGTTCATCAAGCTCCTTACCTGATCGTAAGGTGATAACCTTAAGGTGTTCCTTTGGGTTTTTCTCCGTATTGCTTGGTAAGGGGCCTTGAATTTTTTCTGACACAAGAGTTGCCAATTGGCTCAGCTGGATTTCCAAATTTTTAAGGGCTGAATTTTGCTTTCCATTTTTTTATCAGCGACCTTAATGTATTTGTACAAAAGGCCATCATGACTTGGATGTATTTGCTGAGGCATTTGCTGATATGGAGTTGCTTGCTGATAAGGTCTGAAATTTGATTGCCCATGGTTTTGATTTTGGTAACCAGGTGGACCTTATACCTGTGGCTTCTGGAAGCTCTGAGAGTTCTCGACACTATTTGGATTGCTCCATTGAAATCCTGGATGTTTATGTGCCATTAGACTTCCAAAGGGGTGCTGCTTGTAACCGATTACATTGATATGTTTATCATTTTGATTTATTGCTTGGCATTCATGATTCAGATGGTTTCCTCCACACATATCACAAGCCTCAGACTGGCTTGATTGTTTTGTATTCGCCTGAAAAGATTCAAATTTTTGTGCCAAAGAAACAATCTGTTGTGTTAGTGTGTTTAAAGCATCAACTTGATTTACCGTAGCGGTCTTTTTGATGATTACACGCTCAGATAGCCATTGAATGGCATTTTCAGAAATTTCATTCAATAACTGCAATGCTTCTTCTATTGTTTTTTCCCATTATAGAACCTCCTGCAGCTGCATCAAATCACATTTGTAGAAGAGGGTTATAACCCGTGATAAAAAATATACAACTGCATGTGTTCAGGAATATCATGGTGCCGGCATTTTTTTAACATTGCTTTTAATCTTTCCCAATCTTGATAAACTGCTCAGTATCAATCCATAAGAAATTAAATATTTCTTGCCTTAACTTTATTGTTTTAGTAGGATAAAAATATTTATTCAAAAACTTCTGAGTCATCTAGTCCCACGTGGTAATTGACCCCTGAGGTAAACTTTGCAACCACGTCTTGGCATCTccttttaaagaaaaagaaaatagcctTAACTTGATAGCTTCAGGAGGAACTCCATTATACTTAGCAGTTTCAACAAGTTCCAGAAAATCAATTAAATGACTATGTGGACCTTCACTTGAATCTCCTGTAAAGATACAAGATTGTTGAATTGTTTGAATTAGGCCGGTCCtaatttcaaagttgttgtctgCTACTGGGGGTTTCTAACACTAGATTCACAGTTGAAGCGATCAGGTCTAGCATAATCCGTTAGGATTCTGTTTGTTGGTCTTGGCGCCACTTCATCAAATTGATCTTCTAAATGAACATGTGGTACTTCGGGTGGATTGATATCTTCTACTCCCTAGTTTTCCATTCCTTCGCAAGCTTCGCTTTGAGAAGATGATGTTTGTTCTTTCCTGCGTAATCGAAGAGATCTTTCAATTTCAGGATTGTAATGTGTCAACTCTTTTGTAGAAGAGCGGGTCATAAActaagtgattttttttttatttttttgaagtaAAGAAAATTAAAGTTTTTTTTAAAGACAATTAAACTTAAttcctacaataacagtatcactAAAAGAAAATAGTAAAAGAAAAGTCGTAGTAGTGAATAGTACACTTAGTGAtaataattatcaatatcaaagGAAAAGATAGTTAGTACAAATAGTATATTATGATGAAAGTGCTATGACGTGAAGTTGCTGATAATATCATAAGAGTTAAGATATACACATTAATTATATCTACACATGTTAATAATAAAAACAGTAGATAATAGTTACAACAATGACAAAGAACGAGAAAAAAAACTTTTATATTACTACGAAAAAAAAACGTTAGAATGGATAAAATAGTAATAGTTATAGAAATATTTAGTAGGTGATGATAATACTAAAAAAAATAAGGATACCAATACATATAataataaattctcaaattagtaataaaatatttaatttgaaGTAGATTTATGCCaatccccggcaatggcgccaaaaattTGACGAGGCCAATGTGTATATGATTTTCCTGCTCGTGCTTAGTCAAATTCTAATATAGTTTAAGATATCGTCCCACAAAGATTGGAAAAACTATGCTACAAACTTGTAATGTTTTAgctactatttgagagaaccaAATTGATGAAAAGAGTAGGATTTTAAATTTGTAAATTACTTAAACAAAAACAACTTGTGgaaaatttatatttaaaaagtgttgggaatcattgaattcacttGACGATATTTTTATAAtgaaatctcaatttctgcaTATATTTCACTAATGAATAATTgttta
Proteins encoded in this window:
- the LOC104243694 gene encoding uncharacterized protein, producing the protein MAHKHPGFQWSNPNSVENSQSFQKPQLSQLATLVSEKIQGPLPSNTEKNPKEHLKVITLRSGKELDEPNKVREEKNQSEQQVNKGKNVETPSKPLEDKEVKKKEEKNIEKMIPPPVTIHFPQKMKREKLDGEFAKFLEILKQIHINIPFTDALMQMPSYAKNLKEILSSKKKLEEISVVMLTEKCSAILQNKLLQKFGDIGSFTIPCTLGGVYFEKALCDSGASINLMPLSIFRKLDLGEMKDISVSLQFADQSTKKPKGIIENVFIRVDKFVFPIDFIVLEMKECPDEPIILGRLFLATGDESSSSCFSIDMISYLIDEYRDDQLTPDPMERCLAKSGIIQDDDSIIRKEAEILEKDSEDQEMQPEEVQPKIELKILPSHLKYAYLEKEQCPVIISSSLTQNKKND